In Papaver somniferum cultivar HN1 chromosome 1, ASM357369v1, whole genome shotgun sequence, a genomic segment contains:
- the LOC113279503 gene encoding uncharacterized protein LOC113279503, producing the protein MIGELLAQKKSNDEEQQILSMKKSMDSPFVEKIRRFRPPSNFNQPQFKEFFEGRSGNPVEHIQQFQASMSLWSFSDELLCRTFPMTLTGKALTWFSQLESNSIRSFRMLSDAFFEQYKINLGIKKESSHLFLLHREPGESLFYFNRRFRQEVNEIGKVDEGFIIEAYKNAMDDDEFRIYNSLAVQPVETLKELYDRGNRYAKDEKEKKANLSRTTKRSGAKGHTKPKQQFDGSTKSKSHEGHNRKMRNEEDSHKIQEKQSFPS; encoded by the coding sequence ATGATTGGTGAGTTGTTAGCCCAAAAGAAATCCAACGATGAAGAGCAACAAATATTGTCGATGAAGAAATCAATGGACTCCCCATTTGTTGAAAAAATAAGGCGCTTCCGCCCACCTTCGAACTTCAATCAGcctcaattcaaagaattttttgaaggacGCAGTGGAAATCCAGTGGAGCATATCCAACAATTTCAAGCCTCAATGAGTTTGTGGAGCTTCAGCGACGAGCTACTCTGCAGAACCTTTCCAATGACCTTAACGGGTAAGGCTCTAACTTGGTTCTCACAATTAGAGTCAAATTCAATTAGGAGTTTCAGAATGCTATCAGATGCGTTTTTCGAGCAGTACAAGATTAACCTCGGAATAAAAAAAGAAAGCAGTCATTTATTCCTCTTACATCGAGAGCCAGGCGAGagtcttttttattttaataggAGGTTTCGTCAGGAAGTTAATGAAATTGGAAAGGTGGACGAGGGATTCATAATAGAAGCATATAAAAATGCAATGGATGATGATGAGTTTAGAATTTACAACTCATTAGCAGTTCAACCAGTCGAAACCCTCAAGGAGTTGTATGACAGGGGTAATAGGTATGCGAAAgatgagaaggaaaagaaagcaaaTTTGTCACGGACAACAAAAAGGTCCGGAGCTAAGGGACACACAAAACCGAAGCAGCAATTCGATGGCAGTACCAAAAGCAAGAGTCATGAAGGTCATAATAGGAAAATGAGAAACGAAGAAGATTCTCATAAGATTCAAGAAAAACAAAGTTTCCCAAGCTGA